In Nocardioides cavernae, a single genomic region encodes these proteins:
- a CDS encoding serine/threonine-protein kinase, producing the protein MTRRRQPTGDLPAGYRPLTLLADGRRLETWDAWDEARGTRCVVKLLRADRRDDPRVRQAVLLEGHLATSLAHPHLVRGYDVLDDPPTVVLETLRGATLSALVEHEPLGLADAAELGCQLASVLGYLHRHDWLHLDLKPDNVVVDHGKAVLIDLSLAGRPGSGRPGAGTRGYLAPEQATGRGLSAATDVWGLGMTLIDALARTAPYGDEATWESRRRWPLLHRRMPLVPEGLDEVPDEVRDLLAACVSLDPAARPLLEQVRSALELLRSPPAAVDDVPASLATGR; encoded by the coding sequence ATGACCCGGCGGCGTCAGCCCACCGGCGACCTGCCGGCTGGCTACCGGCCCCTGACCCTGCTCGCCGACGGCCGCCGGCTCGAGACCTGGGACGCCTGGGACGAGGCGCGCGGCACCCGGTGCGTGGTCAAGCTGCTGCGCGCCGACCGCCGGGACGACCCGCGGGTGCGACAGGCCGTGCTGCTCGAGGGGCACCTCGCCACCTCGCTCGCCCACCCGCACCTGGTGCGCGGCTACGACGTCCTGGACGACCCGCCGACCGTCGTCCTCGAGACCCTGCGGGGCGCGACGCTGTCGGCGCTCGTCGAGCACGAGCCGCTCGGCCTCGCCGACGCGGCCGAGCTGGGCTGCCAGCTCGCCTCGGTGCTCGGGTACCTCCATCGCCACGACTGGCTGCACCTCGACCTCAAGCCCGACAACGTCGTGGTCGACCACGGCAAGGCGGTACTGATCGACCTCAGCCTCGCGGGCCGGCCGGGCAGCGGCCGGCCCGGTGCGGGCACCCGGGGTTACCTCGCCCCCGAGCAGGCGACCGGTCGTGGCCTGTCCGCGGCGACCGACGTGTGGGGGCTGGGCATGACGCTCATCGACGCGCTCGCCCGCACCGCGCCGTACGGAGACGAGGCCACCTGGGAGAGCCGACGCCGGTGGCCGCTGCTGCACCGGCGGATGCCGCTGGTGCCGGAGGGTCTGGACGAGGTGCCCGACGAGGTGCGCGACCTGCTCGCCGCGTGCGTCAGCCTCGACCCGGCCGCGCGCCCGCTGCTCGAGCAGGTGCGCTCCGCCCTCGAGCTGCTGCGCTCACCACCGGCCGCGGTGGACGACGTCCCCGCGTCGCTCGCGACGGGCCGGTGA
- a CDS encoding nitroreductase family protein → MEFREVVRRRRMVRRYADRPVDPAAVDRMLEHAQRAPNAGFTQGWAFLVLDNPEDVALFWATTGADPDAHNAWLDGMRTAPVVIVPLTSKAAYLDRYALPDKGWTDRDEARWPVPYWWVDAGMAALLVLQTAVDEGLGACFFGIEARHLDGFREAFGIPEDHAPVGAITVGHRETDTGAPGSPARRERRGDVVHRGRW, encoded by the coding sequence ATGGAGTTCCGTGAGGTCGTACGCCGTCGACGGATGGTGCGCCGCTACGCCGACCGACCGGTCGACCCGGCGGCCGTCGACCGGATGCTCGAGCACGCGCAGCGCGCGCCGAACGCCGGTTTCACCCAGGGATGGGCGTTCCTGGTGCTGGACAACCCCGAGGACGTCGCGCTCTTCTGGGCGACGACCGGGGCCGACCCCGACGCCCACAACGCCTGGCTCGACGGAATGCGCACGGCCCCGGTGGTGATCGTCCCGCTGACCAGCAAGGCCGCGTACCTCGACCGCTACGCCCTGCCCGACAAGGGCTGGACGGACCGCGACGAGGCGCGCTGGCCGGTCCCCTACTGGTGGGTCGACGCGGGGATGGCGGCGCTGCTCGTCCTGCAGACCGCCGTCGACGAGGGGCTGGGCGCCTGCTTCTTCGGGATCGAGGCACGCCACCTCGACGGCTTCCGGGAGGCCTTCGGCATCCCGGAGGACCACGCGCCGGTCGGCGCGATCACGGTCGGCCACCGCGAGACCGACACCGGCGCTCCCGGGTCACCGGCCCGTCGCGAGCGACGCGGGGACGTCGTCCACCGCGGCCGGTGGTGA
- a CDS encoding ABC transporter ATP-binding protein: MSVRRRAAGLLRAAPEQEALVDVAAGLRPADIALRFWPRLRPLRGWLLLGLLLLTAAPAIAVAEAFLYQRLVDDVLVPAAFEPLLALALLYIGLNLASGVVSGADDYLATFVSQRFLVDLRRDVFAHVLSLPAATHDRRRLGDTLTRLTSDVAAVERFMVTQASEGVGALVRLLVLVGALVWMDWRLALASLVVVPLFWWVSTRFARLTREVSRERRRRGGSLGSVTEEALGNAALVQSYGREDRAVASYDGHNHAIAGAELAASRIRALFLPLVDLAELVGVLVVVGLGVWSLAEGRLTLGGLLAFLTLLMQCFGPVRTLADLVPALYSASAGVERVVELLDEPAGGDRDGATPLPGGPGALSVREASYAYPGAPRPALDGLSLDVAAGEIVALVGPSGSGKSTLGRLLSRQLVADTGVVAIDGHDVAAHTATSVRDAVTVVHQEQLMLDASVHDNLVLGRPDATRAEVRAAARDAGAHEFVEALPHGYETRIGQRGRTLSGGQRQRLAVARALLRPGRVLVLDEPTTGLDAEAARRLMVALTSGQRQRTVLVLTHDPVVLEHVDRVVALALAPASASAEVPA; the protein is encoded by the coding sequence ATGTCCGTACGCCGCCGCGCTGCCGGCCTGCTGCGCGCCGCCCCCGAGCAGGAGGCCCTCGTCGACGTCGCGGCCGGGCTCCGGCCGGCCGACATCGCCCTCCGGTTCTGGCCGCGGCTGCGGCCGCTGCGTGGCTGGCTGCTGCTCGGCCTCCTGCTCCTCACGGCTGCCCCGGCGATCGCGGTCGCCGAGGCGTTCCTCTACCAGCGGCTGGTCGACGACGTGCTCGTCCCGGCGGCCTTCGAGCCGCTCCTCGCGCTCGCGCTCCTCTACATCGGCCTCAACCTCGCCAGCGGCGTCGTCTCGGGCGCCGACGACTACCTCGCCACCTTCGTCTCGCAGCGGTTCCTCGTCGACCTGCGCCGCGACGTCTTCGCCCACGTGCTGTCGCTGCCGGCGGCGACCCACGACCGCCGCCGCCTCGGCGACACCCTCACCAGGCTGACGTCCGACGTGGCCGCGGTCGAGCGGTTCATGGTGACGCAGGCCAGCGAGGGCGTCGGCGCACTCGTGCGCCTGCTGGTCCTGGTCGGCGCACTCGTGTGGATGGACTGGCGGCTGGCGCTCGCCTCGCTCGTCGTGGTGCCGCTCTTCTGGTGGGTCTCCACGCGGTTCGCCCGCCTCACCCGCGAGGTCTCGCGCGAGCGCCGTCGGCGGGGCGGCTCGCTCGGCAGCGTGACCGAGGAGGCGCTGGGCAACGCCGCGCTCGTGCAGTCCTACGGCCGCGAGGACCGGGCCGTGGCGTCGTACGACGGCCACAACCACGCCATCGCGGGCGCCGAGCTGGCCGCCAGCAGGATCCGCGCGCTCTTCCTCCCGCTCGTCGACCTCGCCGAGCTGGTCGGCGTGCTGGTCGTCGTCGGGCTCGGCGTCTGGTCGCTGGCCGAGGGGCGGCTCACGCTGGGCGGGCTGCTGGCCTTCCTCACCCTCCTCATGCAGTGCTTCGGGCCGGTGCGGACGCTGGCCGACCTGGTGCCGGCGCTCTACTCCGCCAGCGCGGGCGTCGAGCGGGTCGTCGAGCTGCTCGACGAGCCCGCCGGCGGCGACCGCGACGGCGCCACGCCGCTGCCGGGCGGTCCGGGCGCGCTGTCGGTCCGCGAGGCGTCGTACGCCTATCCCGGTGCGCCGCGGCCTGCGCTCGACGGGCTGTCGCTCGACGTCGCGGCGGGTGAGATCGTGGCGCTCGTCGGTCCGAGCGGGTCGGGCAAGTCCACCCTCGGCCGGCTCCTGTCGCGCCAGCTCGTCGCCGACACGGGCGTCGTCGCGATCGACGGCCACGACGTCGCGGCGCACACCGCCACGTCGGTGCGTGACGCCGTCACCGTCGTCCACCAGGAGCAGCTCATGCTCGACGCGTCGGTGCACGACAACCTCGTCCTCGGCCGGCCCGACGCCACGCGCGCCGAGGTGCGCGCCGCGGCGCGCGACGCAGGCGCGCACGAGTTCGTCGAGGCGCTGCCGCACGGCTACGAGACCCGGATCGGCCAGCGCGGCCGCACGCTGTCGGGGGGTCAGCGGCAGCGGCTCGCGGTCGCGCGGGCCCTGCTGCGGCCCGGTCGCGTGCTCGTGCTCGACGAGCCGACGACCGGGCTGGACGCGGAGGCGGCCCGCCGACTGATGGTCGCGCTGACGAGCGGTCAGCGGCAGCGGACCGTGCTGGTGCTGACCCACGACCCGGTCGTCCTCGAGCACGTCGACCGTGTGGTCGCGCTCGCGCTCGCGCCGGCGTCGGCGTCGGCCGAGGTGCCCGCATGA